DNA from Nitrospira sp.:
GCGCGATCCGCAAGAAGTCATGCGGCTGCGTCGAAGCACCGGAGCCGAAGCGCAGGTACAGATCTAATGGCTACTGAAAAGAAATCGGCCGGAGTTCAACCGGGCCTTCGTATCACCCTCAAGCGGAGCCCGATCGGGACCCCCTATAAACACAGATTGGTCTTGAGGGGGTTGGGCCTTCGAAAACTCAACGCGACTGTGTTGCGGCCTGCAAGCGATCAAGTGAAGGGCATGATCGCCAAGGTGGGTTATCTATTGGAAGTGAGTCCGCAATGAAGTTACATGAACTTGCTCCTTCTCAGGGGGCTACACAGCGGCGGAAGCGAATCGGGCGTGGTCCAGGATCCGGCCACGGAAAAACCGCGACGAAGGGTCATAAGGGGCTCAAGGCCCGATCCGGCGGTGGGAAACGACCGGGATTCGAAGGCGGCCAGATGCCGCTGATTCGCAGGGTCCCGAAGTATGGATTTGCGAACCGATTTCGTGTCGAGTACGCCATCGTCAACTTGAAAAGCCTGGCTGATCTGGAGACGACAGAAGCCATTACGCCCCAACTCTTGTTGAATGAAGGCCTTGTGCGACGAAAAGGACAGCTGATCAAGATCCTAGCCCAGGGAGA
Protein-coding regions in this window:
- a CDS encoding LSU ribosomal protein L30p (L7e); this encodes MATEKKSAGVQPGLRITLKRSPIGTPYKHRLVLRGLGLRKLNATVLRPASDQVKGMIAKVGYLLEVSPQ
- a CDS encoding LSU ribosomal protein L15p (L27Ae) translates to MPLIRRVPKYGFANRFRVEYAIVNLKSLADLETTEAITPQLLLNEGLVRRKGQLIKILAQGEVTKPLVVQAHKFSKSAEAKIQAAGGRAEVIRGV